The following proteins are encoded in a genomic region of Paenibacillus sp. FSL H3-0469:
- a CDS encoding response regulator, which yields MYKVLLVEDEIVIRQGMRELISRSAPFFEVTAEMPGGREALLYLKSELPDVMITDIRMKEMDGLALAGKVKSMYPGLLVIIVSGYGEFEYAQKAIEYGVLHYLLKPVERHELVSVMEKARLLLDKRHGITSLEQTPGPLRVDSGGDTRKIIRDVKEYVRLHIDGDLRLQTVASHVNLNATYLSQLFKGEAGCNYSDYVTDSRMERAKWLLSHTQLKIYDVARLSGHQSPKHFMLVFKQQTGMTGGEYRNQFNNQE from the coding sequence ATGTATAAAGTGCTGCTCGTAGAGGACGAGATCGTGATTAGACAAGGGATGCGCGAGCTAATTAGCAGGTCGGCGCCCTTTTTCGAGGTGACCGCTGAAATGCCGGGCGGACGGGAGGCGCTCCTGTACTTAAAGTCCGAGCTGCCGGACGTAATGATTACCGATATCCGCATGAAGGAAATGGACGGACTGGCGCTGGCCGGGAAGGTGAAGTCGATGTATCCCGGGCTGCTGGTCATCATTGTGAGCGGATACGGCGAATTTGAATATGCCCAAAAAGCCATAGAATACGGAGTTCTTCATTACCTGTTAAAGCCCGTAGAACGCCATGAGCTGGTTAGCGTGATGGAAAAAGCACGGCTGCTGCTCGATAAGCGTCATGGCATAACTTCCCTGGAACAGACGCCAGGCCCGCTGCGGGTGGACAGCGGAGGAGATACACGCAAGATCATACGGGATGTTAAGGAATATGTCAGACTGCATATTGACGGTGATCTGCGGCTGCAGACGGTAGCTTCCCATGTCAATCTGAACGCTACGTATCTGAGCCAGCTGTTCAAGGGAGAGGCGGGCTGCAATTATTCAGACTATGTAACCGATTCCCGGATGGAACGTGCGAAATGGCTGCTCAGCCATACCCAGCTCAAAATATATGATGTGGCCCGGTTATCCGGCCATCAAAGCCCGAAGCATTTCATGCTGGTGTTCAAGCAGCAGACGGGGATGACGGGGGGAGAATACCGTAATCAATTTAATAATCAAGAATGA
- a CDS encoding sensor histidine kinase: MRTRLLLLFTMLTLLPLSVQGMVTYRHFSSTLNEKTKQYTVDVAGQANANLDRLLKDLERLSLMPLYDEQVLSILAKYDGPMGSGTWALSDDYQKMKLYTSAQAYDRPEIRGIHLLSNSGTLFSNVEPLAVNTSWDGRHDEWFSALEQSDGEWIILPPHHPSYYAGTDPSAYISVARVIKEPRTLRRLGYILIDAKQSAFGSVFSKLKIEQSTNLMIIDGDQRLLYEQKPGNGQSAYGELIHSGRIKELQGGERERLGGTDYLFVSHKSPYSGLSVIGLTPIGVMLKESRAMMIFTLWLALFCLVTVLLLAYAVSYRITLPLVELKSNMSRVERGDFNMRVSPLGGDEFGQLGRGFNKMMEEINRLFHEVLVIGLREKEAELSALQSQINPHFIYNTLESINMMAVQRRHDEVSDMVSALGKLLRYTIDKAGRLVSLGEEIAFVDSYVRIQQIRFGGKLTVHNEIEEDVQHLRIPKLTIQPLVENAIDHGIAGREEGTIWVSALRFDNELLITVRDDGNGLEEEELTALNREIEQDPSMDSLRRSEEESLGLRNIGQRIKLLYGEGGSLTVDGSPGQGLAVTITITIPESGGEENV, encoded by the coding sequence ATGCGCACCAGATTGCTGCTCCTGTTCACCATGCTGACGCTGCTGCCGTTAAGTGTGCAGGGAATGGTGACGTACCGTCATTTCTCCTCCACCCTGAACGAGAAAACAAAGCAATATACGGTGGATGTCGCCGGACAGGCCAACGCCAATCTGGACAGGCTGCTGAAGGATCTGGAGCGGTTGTCGCTGATGCCTCTGTATGACGAGCAGGTGTTATCTATTCTGGCTAAATACGATGGTCCTATGGGCTCAGGCACATGGGCGCTGTCTGATGATTATCAGAAAATGAAGCTATATACCTCCGCACAGGCATACGATCGTCCGGAAATCCGGGGCATCCATCTGCTGAGCAACAGCGGAACCCTGTTCTCCAACGTGGAGCCGCTGGCGGTCAACACCTCATGGGATGGCAGGCATGACGAATGGTTCAGCGCCTTGGAGCAGTCGGACGGCGAGTGGATCATTCTTCCCCCGCATCATCCCTCTTATTATGCCGGAACCGACCCCTCAGCCTATATTTCGGTAGCCAGGGTGATCAAGGAACCCAGAACACTGAGGCGTCTGGGCTACATACTCATCGACGCTAAGCAGTCAGCCTTCGGCTCCGTCTTCTCTAAGCTGAAGATTGAACAATCCACGAACCTGATGATCATTGACGGAGACCAGCGCTTGCTGTATGAGCAAAAGCCGGGAAACGGGCAGTCGGCATACGGCGAGCTGATTCACTCCGGGCGGATCAAGGAGCTGCAAGGCGGGGAGCGGGAGAGGCTGGGAGGCACAGATTATTTGTTTGTCAGCCATAAGTCCCCGTATTCGGGCTTGTCCGTCATCGGCCTGACTCCCATTGGAGTGATGCTGAAGGAATCGCGCGCGATGATGATTTTCACGTTATGGCTTGCCCTTTTTTGCCTGGTGACGGTGCTGTTGCTCGCTTATGCGGTATCGTACCGGATCACCCTCCCGCTGGTGGAGCTCAAGAGCAATATGTCCAGGGTGGAGCGGGGCGATTTCAACATGCGGGTCAGTCCGCTGGGGGGAGATGAATTCGGGCAGCTCGGGCGCGGATTTAATAAGATGATGGAGGAAATCAACCGCCTGTTTCATGAGGTACTCGTGATTGGACTCCGGGAAAAGGAGGCTGAGCTGTCCGCCCTGCAGAGTCAGATTAACCCGCATTTTATCTATAATACGCTGGAATCGATCAATATGATGGCCGTCCAGCGCAGGCATGATGAGGTATCGGATATGGTATCCGCACTGGGCAAGCTGCTTCGCTATACGATTGACAAGGCCGGCCGGCTCGTATCGCTGGGAGAGGAAATCGCGTTCGTGGACTCCTATGTCCGTATCCAGCAGATCCGCTTTGGCGGTAAGCTGACGGTGCATAACGAGATTGAAGAGGATGTGCAGCATTTGCGCATTCCGAAGCTCACCATTCAGCCGCTTGTGGAGAATGCCATCGATCACGGGATCGCCGGGCGAGAAGAAGGGACGATCTGGGTGTCAGCGCTGCGTTTTGACAACGAGCTATTGATTACGGTGCGTGACGACGGGAACGGCTTAGAGGAGGAGGAACTCACGGCGCTGAACCGGGAGATCGAACAAGATCCTTCCATGGATTCGCTCCGGCGCAGCGAGGAGGAGAGTCTGGGGCTGCGCAATATCGGCCAGCGGATCAAGCTGCTGTACGGGGAAGGCGGGAGCCTCACGGTTGACGGAAGTCCGGGACAAGGGCTGGCTGTGACTATTACGATAACGATACCGGAATCAGGGGGAGAAGAGAATGTATAA